Within Vigna unguiculata cultivar IT97K-499-35 chromosome 2, ASM411807v1, whole genome shotgun sequence, the genomic segment tcattttatatttattttatttttctttttttaagtcaTTATATTCTTTTCGTCATTTCTATttcatagtaataataataatatattaattataatattatttataaaaaagaaaaataatattgtaagaataataaaatattattgttgttattaattataactactattattatattgaaactgaaacaatataaaaatacaactttaataatattatatttagttttaatatttttatttgttttaacctaaattaataaataaatgaaaaaaaaaaaccgatAAGACAACGAAAGAGATGATACAACTTTTCATTTATACTACTTTATACCTGTCccaaatgataatattataataatatacaacATAACGTACTAAGTGTATAAAGTATATACTTTAGATAGAAAACACTTTAAGCATTAAGTTCTTAAAATATCATATAGAATAAGTCTATCAAAATTAAAACGCATAACACTTGTAATAGTTTGCTATAATAAAAACTTTCTTTAGTTTCCCATAAAGTCCTATTTATTTGATTAGATTATCAATGAAATATATGTTATGTATTTTTAGAAGCATAGAAGCATAAGCTATCCACACCGCTTTTTGTTAGAGTAAGAGTTATACTCGATAGTTATGAtgcaattatttgtttttaagagTGTACTTATCTAGATACCATgatttaattgtgacttgatttaCATCACCTTTGTTATAAGATCATTGATGTCATCTACAACAATATGAGTTcctcaattatttatataattacatGATCATAAAATCTTTACCATCTAGtaactttataaaaaactttataTCCTAAACTAGAAAATCCACCCctatataattactaatttgataacaatattatttacaaaCCTAGACAATTATACTCTTAATTAGATTTTAACATGAACTTTTCTAACTTTTCTTACTTAAATGTAATATTCATATATAGTAAAACCTTCTTCCTTGTGtccttaaaaaaatacaacaacaaaacttCAAATAAGACTCTAAATATCAACTATTGCACTAACAACATCTCTCATTTACAAAACattgaaaaaggagaaaaaaatagataaaatccTTAGTTAAAATTGAACTACTAACCTGAAATTTAATGAGATACACTTAATTCTTACCTTACTAATTGATAGCATAATAACATTTTGACTATTCTCTAAATTTAGAGAATTaagattatattaaaataaaaaaaatatctattatatatatatatatatatatatatatatatcacattaTAAATTGTCGAATAATTTTATACTTCATTAAGATTCTCAATATGCCACTACTCTTATTATTTATGCTATggaataattgaaaaaaagggTTTTGATATGACAACGGACAAAACAAAAGTTGATTAAGACATATTCATTTTTAGTTGCAAAAGTTTAAACTTAAATTGAATTGAAGACACAATTATGTCTTCGTCGCTAATCCGAACAAACTACATACTGTTTTAACTTAAAAAGCAAACATGTCATAGaggaaaattttaaagtatcaTAGCacataacatttcatttacaatatctcttatattttgttatcatattatttattgtttttatactttttcttatcatacaaggtgaaaaaaaattcatttaaaaaaaatataaatattaaaccaataaaaataaattggaaagatatgaaactaataaaaagtaaagttgGCAATAAGAAGAGTTTCAGTtcgtattttctttatttacttaAGAGAATGAAAcaatatagatttaaaatctcTGAAACTCTATATTTTGTCAAATACATCAGAATTTAATttgagttataaaatatttgctataaaaaatatatatttacttttatgtatattttgtcTTATGCATGCAGCTTGGAAACATGGTACTTTATGGCTCTGCTTTTGTTCGCTGGATAcctcaaaaatgcaaaaatctACTTAGGGGCCTTCTCTATCTGGTGAGTCACTATAAATTAAGGATATGTCTAACAAttatatctaaaattataagtttaataaatgagttttaggttattttaaatataataataataataatcattaatataattatattatagggttttctttgattttatttggtttttatgttattgttaaaagattttctaatcaatttttaagacaatgatattataaatttatatttgatttgtttaaagtctattaataaattttttaaaattaaaggtgTCAATAATATTCATAGTGGtcttaacttttataaaatgcaATAATTTTCGATAAAGATATTTTGTACGGTTGGAatcttaaaattgaaaatgtatttacaaaatattcattaaaGCATGTGACATGaaagtttacaaaaatattttgtttgcattttaaaatataagataaaaagtaaaaatttgttaaaatatgaagtttataataatataaatttttttgacagaatacttaaaaaataacacaatattataattcatctcatataaagtaaaataaaactgGAATAACacttatgttaaaaataacttaattcaaAATGGTTAAGAggcttttgttttattttatgccATCCTACTCACTGTCTTCACAAATGTTAAGAATagttaataaatgaaataaggGTATGGGATTAAGAAAACTTCAAATTCTGAATCcaacattgaaacaaaaactTTATAGCTTATCAACTTTAATGAGTAGTGGCAGAACCACTAACCATACTTATCACTCTTTCTATAATCAATCATCACTTTTTCTATCTCTTTATTAATGTGATTTTGTAATGGATAATTTGCCACTAACTGCAATTATCACTTTTTTCCATAGAActatcacctttttttttttttgtctctttaTTCATAGGGTTTTGTACTAGATAATTTCCCACTAACTATAattgtcattttctttttctatctctttaTTCGTATGATTTTGTAGTACCTTATTTTCCTACTTAATGTTGGATAAACATACAATCAAACCATCATGTGCAATAAATGCTATAAAaatataggaaaaaaatatcattgcttttaaaaatgaaatgaaaaatgtaaaatatataattttctgcattttcatttatatacaTTGAAAATTTTCCCATGGTAGAAATCTTCCATCTTTAATTGAAAGAAGAACTTACAAAACtttttgaaatgattttatCTGAATAACGAAAGAGATAATATCATTGAaaagaaatcataaataaagaagaagaagaataagaagaaatgGATTAAGATCGTTACTTGTGAAAAAATGAGttaattcaaaaaaagaaaaaaaaaataaaagagtgtATCATTGAATTACAtgcacaaaaataattattgtagagtaaataaaatatatttttttaaaacataaacttttttaGATTATAGATCCAATCCAAAGTAgaatgaaaggaaaaagaaaatggaatgtCATTGGTGAAGATGGagacttttaaaatttcttaagagagaaaaatgtttaaaaaaatcaatactcTTCAGCATCTTAATttgtagaatttaaaaaatatataacattcctccattgaaaaaaataataattaaattacacttaaataaatacattgaaaaaaaaacaaattaaatagttttttttttcaattactaCAACATTAGCTATACTTTCAAGGTATTAGATGTATTGACTTTGTAGCTTGTTCTATTTTCTTGTCTTCTCGTTTACTttgaatgacatttttttttttatttaactaaataactataaaaatcAACAACGAGATTAAATCTCCAAGTAAATGAGCTAATTATATTGTATTTCGCAGCATGAATATATTAGGGTGGACCATCATGGTTTCTTTCGGAATGAACGCTTCCACAAGGTTTGACTCCGCACTACTTACTTTATACtaagtcaaaatattattctccGTTAAAGAGGTATTTATTCATCGTTTATTCCagtgaatataaaattaaagtatatatttctatatttgagaattatatatatataattctcaAATAAATATGCATTTCATGATTTATGCAATTGGTTAATGCAGTGTGAGAATATCGAATGAACTAGGGGCACATCATCCAAGAACAGCGTTATTTTCTCTGGTGGTTGCTGTGATCACTTCCATTATGATTGGACTTTTTCTGGCTTTTGTTTTGATGGTCACACGAGATGTGTATCCTTCTCTGTTTTCAAACGACATAGAAGTCCAAAACTTAGTGAAGGAGCTCACACCATTGTTGAGTTTTTGCATCGTCATTAACAATGTTCAACCTGTTCTTTCAGGTAACATGTGTTCAAACACAGAACCATCCATTTTCCTTTCGATTATTGCATGTCtcacattttcaattttttgcaGGAGTTGCCATTGGAGCAGGGTGGCAAGCTTTTGTTGCTTATGTAAACATCGGATGCTACTACCTTTTCGGAATCCCTCTTGGTCTCGTGTTGGGTTATAAGTTTCACCGAGGGATTAGGGTAAACAATGAGATTATGTGTattaaactcatttattttttgaaataattgcgtgattttttttatcgtaTTGAGTTGTTTATTGTTGTGAATGAATGGATTTTAGGGAATCTGGCAAGGAATGATATCAGGGACTGTGCTGCAAACGATTGTTATTTTGGTGATGATTTACAAAACTAACTGGAATAGAGAGGTAAAATATTATtccaattaaatatatttttgtcctttaatatttttagtgaaaattggaattagttcctcttaaaaaaatttaatcaattcagatttttatttctagaaatgcatgaatatgtgttaaacattataaacaaactaaaatattataataaaatgtgtttgaaacattaaataaacctaatacaaattaattaaaaagactatattcacGAATTGAgtaactaaattgattcaagGTTTTTAACaaaagactaattccaattttcactacaagttgaaggataaaaacatatttaacccatagtattcaaatattttttattatatatgaaaaattgcTTTTGAGCATATAAacaattagttattaatttgaAGTAACACAAAATTATAGGCCTCTCGTGCCGAAGATAGGGTTCAGACATGGGGTGGACAAAAAGTAGGGGACGACAAAGAAAACACAGAAGAAGAAACATGAACATTGCAGTCGAGAATTGGTACCATAAGATGAAGTATGACATTTCAACTCGGCTCAAAAAAGATTTACCGGTTTGTATAGGgtattcacaaacttttaggaatttgaatttcttgcatttctaattaatttactcttcaaatgttttatttagataaaatacTATGTTTTCGTCAAAATATGGAGTGTGTTTGAACGTGCTGTTAGTGAAGTGACGTCTTTGTGTCGTGTGGTTGATTATGAGGAGAAAAATTCTGGAGAAGATCTTTCAAGAACAGAATGGAGGTCACTGCAGAAGATTCTCGTATggttaaaagttaatttaattacaGTATCAAGGATATTGTTTTAATGTGAAAAACAATAATATGTGTTATCTTATTAGGTTGTACTATATTTAGTTAATGAAGATGTTTTCAATGTTTGCTTTCGAGAGTACAACCAACAATGTGTAGACATGAAAAGTGAAAAGATCATTCATTTGGAAAATTGTGAGGATGATCTCCTTAGTAAAGACTGTCCAAATTGACCAAAGTTTATGAATTACACTGCCCTACACAATGGTTTAGTGACATAAGATCCAACCAACCAAAATAAATTGATAGATGCTTGTAATAgctctaaaattaattaattattaaaaggaCTGAGTATGATAGATTACTCATAAACGTTGGACTTCCAATACAGTACCAATATTTTGAAGTCTAAACCAACATAGGACAGGTCTCATCAAAATAAGGAAATTGGACTtctaaatatcatattttcaaCCCCAATTCCAGCAGAAAATCTGCAACATGTTAAACAATTTTGTTGGGGGACTTCTCAATGATGTTTTCCTCACCAAAAGAATGTCTACAAAGGGTTTCTGGAAAACACGGGAATAAAACCTATGACTTCAAAAACCTAAATCTAAAACTGCGAAATTAATCTGTATCACAGCATTGCAAAAATCAAATTCTGCAAACACATGCATGCCGTATCACACAGCATTCAAGAGACTGCAACTGCTACCCCTCTAAAGCCTTGCCCACAATAGTGGTACTAACTATattcaattacaaatttaacCACGCTGCAGTAATGTATCACAAACATTTACACCGATTCAGAATCCCAcatcataaaacaaaaataactcgCTCAACGACATTGCAATTCATCCCATCAATCATTATGCACGTAGAACACAGTAACCGAGCAGCCCAATTGATAAAACAAGACCAGATATCACAACTCCACAAAGCAAGCTATAATTAATTCTATAAATGTTCTAATTAGCTAAAGCAAGTTCATAAGATTTTAGGTCAAACTTTTGGCACAAATCTTTAATTAACCTAAATCCGAAAACACCAAATTAAAAGCACAATATATCACTTGcaatatataatgtaaataaatatccGAAACATAACGAAAATAACACATTAACTTGCAATGtatgacaaaattaaaaaactgaTTAGACCTAAGCGGTGAGAACAACAGCGCCACCAGCTTCCTTGATCTTCTTCTCGGCGATCTTCGAAATAAGCTTGGCTTTCACAACGAAGGGCTGGTTTTCGGGTAGGACGCCTTTCCCAAGGACCTTAAAGTATCCATGCTGTGTGACGTCGATGAGAGGGGCAGTGTCCTTGGATTTTAGAGCTTTTTCCTTTGCCTCCTGGGGCAGGAGAGACCAGAGTTTGTCAATGTTGACGATGGGGCAGTGGAACTTGTTGCGGAGCTTGTGGAAGTATCGCATTCCCACCTTCCCGAAGTAACCAGGATGGTACTTGTCGAACAGGATCCGATGGTGGTGCATGCCACCGGCGTTTCCCCGACCACCAGGGTGCTTACGGTGCTTTCCGATACGACCGTGACCGGCGCTCACGTGGCCGCGCTTCTTCCTGTTCTTCTTGAATCTGGTCGTCATTGCTCTGCTCTCTGTCTTCGGCCGCACGAGCTAGGGTTTGGTGATAGGCAAGATTTATTGAGTGGAGCTTTACATCTTTACTCCTAGGGTTTGGAGTTTGTTGGGCTTTTGTTACTAAGACTTAGTGGGCCTTACAAAATAGGCTATTATTACATTCTACAGCCATATTTTACTCTCACCCccttattttcaaatattatttttttgccCTTTTCGTTTTATAAGTCTGTGAACTTGTCGAATGCATGTGTCATCGTAGCCCTAGCCCTTGCTCGTGGAACATCAGTACACGAAATACGTATTATTGtagttaacaaaaaaaattcttgtTCATCTCATTATTCGTTTTTTGGCAATTTATCtatgtaaacaaaaaaaaaaaaaaacctacatCAGAATCTTAAGAAATAAGTTTTTGCCGtgctattttttaaaaatttaataaaatggtAGATAAAAGAGGTAAACAAAATGGTAAAATATGaaagatttaattaagtttcaagattccgataaatttaataatttttcattgagtttttattaaatttttacattttattaaatcctaacaacatatatatttttaattgtgtatttttcatttaaatttttcttaactAATTTGTAATGTATTTGTCGAATGCTTCGGTAATAACCACGTCAAAAAATTAAGTGTCACgacattatattaaaataattaaataataggtttaaatattattttggtttatgttattatctaatttattcaatttgataaaatttttctttcaatttgtcCCTGatttactaaattatgtataatttcGTTTTTTTCATTCACGTAATTTAAATTGAGAATGACATAGTGTACAGACTGACACTATTCATATTACATGTACTGCTTTAATTATGATTGTTTGTGTTTGGTTAAAATAAGTTCCAATTTTAGTTAAGTTTATCCAATTTAGTGATGTCCTCCACTTCATTATCCTCAACCTTTACCACCTCACCATCACTCCTTCGTTACCCTCACCCTCCATGACCTTTTACCACTGCCACCACCATTATCGTTGCCACCATCGCCACCACCAAACTAAAATCATCACTACTACCttacaaccacaaccaccaccacactAAAACTATTACAACCATCACCACATAAAAACaatcaccaccaccaacacAACCACATCACCACACTAAAATTACATTCACCACCATCACAGTAAAACCCTACCACCGTGAGTGTTATTGTTAGTGGGTTTAGTGTAATAGTGGTGAATGTGATTTAAGTTCGATAGtgatggtagtggtggtggtgattgtgTTGGTAGTTGCATGGTAGTTGTGGTGATGGATGTTATTTTAATGTGGTAGTTGTGGGTTTGGTTTGGTAGTGACATTGTTTCTAGTGTGCAGGTGGTTGTAGTTGTGGTGACGGTGATTGTAGGCTGGTAGAGGTGGATTTAGtttggtgttggtggtggtggcaaCAACAata encodes:
- the LOC114173332 gene encoding 60S ribosomal protein L27a-3 gives rise to the protein MTTRFKKNRKKRGHVSAGHGRIGKHRKHPGGRGNAGGMHHHRILFDKYHPGYFGKVGMRYFHKLRNKFHCPIVNIDKLWSLLPQEAKEKALKSKDTAPLIDVTQHGYFKVLGKGVLPENQPFVVKAKLISKIAEKKIKEAGGAVVLTA